In Streptomyces nojiriensis, one genomic interval encodes:
- a CDS encoding MFS transporter — protein MPADTQAPGRTAPPPGYRSVFRVREFRTVFAAHLLSVFGVVVAEISLSVLVYRTTGSPLMSALTFALGFLPYVLGGTLLAGIADRHPARRVLVACDLVCALCAAAMVAPGTPVAVLLVLRCAMAFVAPLFQGTRNASLSDILGTGDAFVLGRSLLRMVAQSAQLIGFGLGGLLLTVLAPRAAIALTAAGFLGSALLLRLGTRSRPARSSARTSPLAGLRAVLGRRRLRALMLLFWLPPVFLVVPEVLLAPYADGIGAGTAALGLMMCALPVGTIAGELWAGSALTARTRSRIVAPLAAAGLLPLLLFAVRPGLPVVLAALLLAGLAHAYTLGLDQWYVEAVPDELRGRAMTLLSTGLMTLQGVGMALAGLAAEFRPVHEVVTGAAVLGTGVVLLLLAELRAAARQEERLRDETAPAVK, from the coding sequence ATGCCAGCCGACACCCAGGCGCCCGGGCGGACCGCACCGCCACCGGGCTACCGCTCCGTGTTCCGGGTCCGGGAGTTCCGGACCGTCTTCGCCGCCCACCTGCTGTCCGTGTTCGGCGTGGTCGTCGCCGAGATCTCGCTGTCCGTCCTCGTCTACCGCACCACCGGCTCGCCCCTGATGAGCGCACTCACCTTCGCCCTCGGGTTCCTCCCTTACGTCCTCGGCGGGACCCTGCTCGCCGGGATCGCCGACCGCCACCCCGCCCGCCGGGTGCTCGTCGCGTGCGACCTCGTCTGCGCGCTCTGCGCGGCCGCCATGGTGGCACCGGGCACGCCCGTCGCCGTGCTGCTCGTACTGCGCTGCGCGATGGCCTTCGTGGCGCCGCTGTTCCAGGGCACGCGCAACGCCTCCCTCTCCGACATCCTCGGCACCGGCGACGCCTTCGTCCTGGGCCGCTCGCTGCTGCGCATGGTGGCCCAGAGCGCCCAGCTCATCGGCTTCGGCCTCGGCGGGCTGCTGCTCACCGTGCTCGCCCCGCGCGCGGCCATCGCCCTCACCGCCGCCGGCTTCCTCGGCTCCGCACTGCTGCTGCGGCTGGGCACGCGCAGCCGCCCCGCCCGCAGCAGCGCCCGTACCTCCCCGCTCGCCGGACTGCGCGCCGTCCTCGGCCGGCGCCGGCTGCGTGCGCTGATGCTGCTGTTCTGGCTGCCGCCCGTCTTCCTCGTCGTCCCCGAGGTGCTGCTCGCCCCGTACGCGGACGGCATCGGCGCCGGCACCGCCGCCCTCGGCCTGATGATGTGCGCGCTGCCCGTCGGCACCATCGCCGGGGAGCTCTGGGCCGGCTCGGCCCTCACCGCCCGCACGCGCTCGCGGATCGTGGCGCCGCTCGCCGCCGCCGGGCTGCTGCCGCTCCTGCTCTTCGCCGTCCGGCCGGGCCTGCCCGTGGTCCTCGCCGCCCTGCTGCTCGCCGGGCTGGCCCACGCCTACACCCTCGGCCTGGACCAGTGGTACGTCGAAGCCGTCCCCGACGAGCTGCGCGGCCGGGCGATGACGCTGCTCAGCACCGGCCTGATGACCCTCCAGGGGGTCGGCATGGCCCTGGCCGGCCTCGCCGCCGAATTCCGCCCGGTGCACGAGGTCGTCACCGGCGCCGCGGTCCTCGGTACGGGGGTCGTCCTGCTGCTCCTGGCCGAACTCCGGGCGGCCGCACGGCAGGAGGAACGACTGAGGGATGAGACGGCCCCCGCGGTCAAGTGA
- a CDS encoding kelch motif-containing protein, with protein MDYRPSKKFKKTALGAAAVLVLVALNAPAAISFAEDKYHAYKIGQTSYRIQYGSWGLVGLPEEYRINAMHAALLHTGKVLLIAGSGNNQKNFDKGTFDTVLWDPRDDSFKKIPTPEDFFCAGHSQLPDGRLLVAGGTARYEVLHGKVTRAGGRMRVKNENPDKAVKLRKGTRFRSPSGVEYEAKFDVVVPRARKKFEITYGHGGQVMPWRTTVVAAESRVFVEAVKPGAEGLTTEAAQYEVVGLTGKDADNVYGLAERLSADKQDFQGIKSAYEFDPVAEKYLRVDPMSDARWYPTLVTLEDGRVLAVSGLNDVGDVVPGDNEYYDPRTKKWSKAPFHYFPTYPALFLVQGGKLLYTGSNAGYGPKTKGREPGVWDLATNEFKKVGGLAEPDRLETSSSLLLPPAQDQKVMVLGGGGVGESKLSSSRTAIVDLKEENPVFRSSARLPRATRYLSSVLLPDDSVFTTGGSADYRGRSASDIHKAQFYYPRTDSFVAAADPTVGRNYHSEALLLPDGRVATFGSDPLFADKDNTRLGKFEHRLEVYSPPYLYRGEDRRPVLGEGPEEPGADGRATFAAVHPERIERARLMRPSAVTHTTDVEQRSIELGLTRTDDSVTVEVPRDPTLVPPGWYMLFVTDADGTPSVAKWLQVKAPDPAAPQGVSGHSLARRASPRA; from the coding sequence ATGGACTACCGGCCCTCGAAGAAGTTCAAGAAGACCGCCCTGGGCGCGGCCGCCGTGCTGGTGCTGGTCGCGCTCAACGCGCCCGCCGCCATCTCCTTCGCCGAGGACAAGTACCACGCGTACAAGATCGGGCAGACCAGCTACCGGATCCAGTACGGGTCGTGGGGCCTCGTCGGGCTCCCCGAGGAGTACCGGATCAACGCCATGCACGCGGCCCTGCTGCACACGGGCAAGGTGCTGCTCATCGCCGGCAGCGGCAACAACCAGAAGAACTTCGACAAGGGCACCTTCGACACGGTCCTGTGGGATCCGCGGGACGACAGCTTCAAGAAGATCCCGACACCGGAGGACTTCTTCTGCGCCGGGCACAGCCAGCTGCCCGACGGCCGGCTGCTGGTGGCCGGCGGCACCGCCCGCTACGAGGTTCTCCACGGCAAGGTCACCCGGGCGGGCGGCCGGATGCGGGTCAAGAACGAGAACCCCGACAAGGCCGTCAAGCTGCGCAAGGGCACCCGGTTCCGCTCTCCGTCCGGGGTGGAGTACGAGGCGAAGTTCGACGTGGTCGTACCCAGGGCCAGGAAGAAGTTCGAGATCACCTACGGGCACGGCGGGCAGGTCATGCCGTGGCGGACCACCGTGGTCGCCGCCGAGTCGCGGGTCTTCGTGGAGGCGGTGAAGCCCGGCGCCGAGGGACTGACGACGGAGGCCGCGCAGTACGAGGTGGTCGGGCTGACGGGCAAGGACGCCGACAACGTCTACGGGCTCGCGGAGCGGCTGAGCGCCGACAAACAGGACTTCCAGGGCATCAAGTCGGCGTACGAGTTCGACCCGGTGGCGGAGAAGTACCTGCGCGTCGACCCGATGAGCGACGCCCGCTGGTACCCGACCCTCGTGACCCTGGAGGACGGGCGGGTGCTCGCGGTCTCCGGGCTCAACGACGTGGGCGACGTGGTGCCCGGCGACAACGAGTACTACGACCCGCGGACGAAGAAGTGGTCGAAGGCCCCCTTCCACTACTTCCCGACCTATCCCGCGCTCTTCCTCGTGCAGGGCGGCAAGCTCCTGTACACCGGCTCCAACGCGGGCTACGGCCCGAAGACCAAGGGGCGCGAGCCGGGTGTGTGGGACCTCGCGACCAACGAGTTCAAGAAGGTGGGCGGGCTCGCGGAGCCGGACCGGCTGGAGACCTCCTCCTCGCTCCTGCTGCCGCCCGCCCAGGACCAGAAGGTGATGGTCCTCGGCGGCGGCGGGGTCGGCGAGTCGAAGCTCTCGTCCAGCCGGACCGCGATCGTGGACCTGAAGGAGGAGAACCCGGTGTTCCGGTCCTCGGCGCGGCTGCCGCGCGCCACCCGCTACCTGAGCAGCGTGCTGCTGCCGGACGACTCGGTCTTCACCACGGGCGGCTCCGCCGACTACCGCGGCCGCAGCGCCAGCGACATCCACAAGGCGCAGTTCTACTACCCGCGCACCGACTCCTTCGTGGCCGCCGCCGATCCGACCGTGGGCCGCAACTACCACTCCGAGGCGCTGCTGCTGCCCGACGGGCGGGTGGCGACCTTCGGCTCGGACCCGCTCTTCGCCGACAAGGACAACACCCGGCTCGGCAAGTTCGAGCACCGGCTGGAGGTGTACTCGCCCCCGTACCTCTACCGCGGCGAGGACCGGCGGCCCGTCCTGGGCGAGGGGCCCGAGGAGCCCGGCGCGGACGGGCGGGCCACCTTCGCCGCCGTGCACCCGGAGCGGATCGAGCGGGCCCGCCTGATGCGGCCGAGCGCGGTCACGCACACCACGGACGTGGAACAGCGCTCGATCGAGCTCGGGCTGACCAGGACGGACGACTCGGTCACGGTCGAGGTGCCGCGCGACCCGACGCTGGTGCCGCCGGGCTGGTACATGCTGTTCGTGACCGACGCCGACGGGACGCCCTCGGTGGCGAAGTGGCTCCAGGTCAAGGCCCCGGATCCGGCGGCTCCTCAGGGGGTGTCCGGTCATTCCCTGGCGCGGCGGGCCAGCCCCAGGGCGTAG
- a CDS encoding glycosyltransferase family 2 protein, producing MAPEGFDYETHSRLAGPFAQPAPGPDGVHRVQYRSLLSREEVRTRIRAIALMTLAPVAAAGLLLYLVWPTHWTVREGAARWLIVCDAVMLCSIALIMLFTLVNVVSIAHATMAARDPVPVPAEPGTRVAFLTTYVPGKEPLAMVRATLRGARRVRHAGPLDVWLLDEGDDPEARALCAKLGVRHFTRKGVPEWNTAKGSHRAKTKHGNYNAWLERHGDDYEFFASVDTDHVPLANYLERMLGFFRDPDVAFVVGPQVYGNYTGPVTKAAESQQYLFHALIQRAGNRYGAPMFVGTNNTVRITALRQIGGLYDSITEDMATGFELHRRRNPATGRFWRSVYTPDVLAVGEGPASWTDLFTQQLRWSRGTYETLFKQYRKGLFTMPAGRRLNYTLMLVYYPMTAVNWLLGVLSCALFLWFGASGTQVSSKVWLMLYADAAALQVGLYLWNRRHNVSPHEPAGSGGVAGMALSAVCAPVYLRSLGSAVLRTEGRFVVTPKGGDASPDRLMTFRIHLFWAAVLVASLLASVRFDHTHVAMRVWAVLALAIALAPVAVWCATRGRAGSGGGADGGSEPGEEPAYVRATGGN from the coding sequence GTGGCGCCGGAAGGCTTCGACTACGAGACGCACAGCCGCCTCGCCGGTCCGTTCGCGCAGCCGGCTCCCGGCCCCGACGGCGTCCACCGGGTGCAGTACCGCTCCCTCCTCTCGCGCGAGGAGGTCCGCACCCGAATACGGGCGATCGCCCTCATGACGCTCGCCCCGGTGGCCGCGGCCGGACTGCTGCTCTACCTGGTCTGGCCCACCCACTGGACCGTCCGGGAGGGTGCCGCCCGCTGGCTGATCGTCTGCGATGCCGTGATGCTCTGCTCCATCGCGCTGATCATGCTGTTCACGCTGGTCAACGTGGTGTCGATCGCCCACGCCACGATGGCCGCCCGCGACCCCGTCCCCGTACCGGCCGAGCCCGGCACCCGCGTCGCGTTCCTGACGACCTACGTCCCCGGCAAGGAGCCCCTCGCCATGGTGCGGGCCACCCTCCGGGGCGCCCGGCGCGTGCGCCACGCCGGGCCGCTGGACGTATGGCTGCTGGACGAGGGCGACGACCCCGAGGCGCGGGCGCTGTGCGCCAAGCTCGGCGTACGGCACTTCACCCGCAAGGGCGTGCCCGAGTGGAACACGGCGAAGGGCTCCCACCGGGCGAAGACCAAGCACGGCAACTACAACGCCTGGCTGGAGCGGCACGGCGACGACTACGAGTTCTTCGCCTCCGTCGACACCGACCACGTCCCGCTCGCCAACTACCTGGAGCGGATGCTCGGATTCTTCCGCGACCCCGACGTCGCCTTCGTCGTCGGCCCGCAGGTCTACGGCAACTACACCGGGCCCGTCACCAAGGCCGCCGAGTCCCAGCAGTACCTCTTCCACGCCCTGATCCAGCGCGCCGGCAACCGCTACGGCGCCCCCATGTTCGTCGGCACCAACAACACCGTCCGGATCACCGCCCTGCGGCAGATCGGCGGACTCTACGACTCCATCACCGAGGACATGGCCACCGGCTTCGAGCTCCACCGCCGCAGGAACCCGGCCACGGGCCGGTTCTGGCGTTCCGTCTACACCCCTGACGTGCTGGCCGTCGGCGAGGGCCCCGCCTCCTGGACCGACCTCTTCACCCAGCAGCTGCGCTGGTCGCGGGGCACCTACGAGACCCTGTTCAAGCAGTACCGCAAGGGCCTGTTCACGATGCCCGCCGGGCGCCGGCTCAACTACACGCTGATGCTCGTCTACTACCCGATGACCGCGGTGAACTGGCTGCTCGGCGTCCTCAGCTGCGCCCTCTTCCTGTGGTTCGGCGCCTCCGGCACCCAGGTCTCCTCCAAGGTCTGGCTGATGCTCTACGCCGACGCGGCCGCCCTCCAAGTGGGCCTCTACCTGTGGAACCGCCGCCACAACGTCTCGCCCCACGAACCGGCCGGCTCCGGCGGCGTCGCGGGCATGGCCCTCTCCGCCGTCTGCGCACCCGTCTACCTCAGGTCACTCGGCTCCGCGGTGCTGCGCACCGAGGGCCGTTTCGTCGTCACCCCCAAGGGCGGTGACGCCAGCCCCGACCGGCTGATGACCTTCCGCATCCACCTCTTCTGGGCCGCCGTCCTCGTCGCATCGCTGCTGGCGTCCGTCCGCTTCGACCACACGCACGTCGCCATGCGCGTCTGGGCGGTGCTGGCGCTGGCCATCGCACTCGCCCCGGTCGCCGTGTGGTGCGCGACGCGCGGCCGGGCGGGATCCGGGGGCGGGGCGGACGGAGGCTCCGAGCCGGGTGAGGAGCCGGCGTACGTCCGGGCGACAGGAGGGAACTGA
- a CDS encoding DUF4166 domain-containing protein, whose protein sequence is MTSIFRAHMGAAFDRLHPQIQRRFSVGLASGEGCIGRGTMERIWHGPGYVKPFLRIGGMRNILVPREGRDVPFVIENLPYLDSFGRETVTFVRTFRLPGGAHRFDATMVHSPERDCVLDYLGTHQHLASDLRMSAEPDGSLLIRSGEHRFREGPVDVRVPDLIGGDAEVRESFDETTGRFRIRVRVVNRRFGPLFGYEGSFTAEYVDARDRWASGLCGDLRPVREEVRA, encoded by the coding sequence ATGACCTCCATCTTCCGGGCCCACATGGGCGCCGCGTTCGACCGACTGCACCCGCAGATCCAGCGCCGCTTCTCGGTGGGGCTCGCGAGCGGCGAGGGCTGCATCGGCCGCGGCACCATGGAACGCATATGGCACGGGCCCGGTTACGTGAAGCCCTTCCTCCGGATCGGCGGCATGCGCAACATCCTGGTGCCGCGCGAGGGGCGCGACGTCCCCTTCGTCATCGAGAACCTCCCCTACCTCGACTCCTTCGGGCGCGAGACCGTCACCTTCGTCCGCACCTTCCGGCTGCCCGGCGGAGCCCACCGCTTCGACGCCACGATGGTCCACAGCCCCGAGCGCGACTGCGTCCTCGACTACCTGGGCACCCACCAGCACCTCGCCAGCGACCTCCGCATGAGCGCCGAGCCCGACGGCTCGCTGCTCATCCGCTCCGGCGAACACCGCTTCCGCGAGGGTCCCGTCGACGTCCGCGTCCCCGACCTCATCGGCGGCGACGCCGAGGTCCGCGAGTCCTTCGACGAGACCACCGGCCGGTTCCGGATCCGGGTACGGGTGGTCAACCGCCGCTTCGGACCGCTCTTCGGCTACGAGGGCTCCTTCACCGCGGAGTACGTCGACGCCCGCGACCGGTGGGCGAGCGGGCTCTGCGGCGACCTGCGGCCGGTCCGCGAGGAGGTCCGGGCATGA
- a CDS encoding ArsR/SmtB family transcription factor, whose product MGLHHHFGHEDLLRCRFALSPAWETQEAVRTLNRPDRQGYHLPWLRRIRAAADGLDLRPLWLLMPHRGHSADFIGPPPSGPGVSFEEEIALIRGADPAVAREDIRKSLASTPGALDSDLGRAMLADPARAVRDLADLLERAWSVLIEPHWPRLRALLEADVLFHSRRLAAGGLQALFDGLHPSLAWDAASLTLTIERPTSHHERVLGGQGLLLMPSAFIWPGIAGGFDPPWQPTIVYPARGIGALWTPARESVPDALARLLGRARAEVLCALEEPASTTALAHRLGLAPSTVSAHLGVLRAAGLLISARHGHQVRYERTPLAIALTTGDPAP is encoded by the coding sequence ATGGGACTGCACCACCACTTCGGGCACGAGGACCTGCTGCGGTGCCGGTTCGCGCTGTCGCCCGCGTGGGAGACGCAGGAGGCGGTCCGCACCCTGAACCGCCCGGACCGGCAGGGCTACCACCTGCCCTGGCTGCGGCGGATCCGCGCCGCCGCCGACGGGCTGGACCTGCGGCCGCTGTGGCTGCTGATGCCGCACCGCGGGCACAGCGCGGACTTCATCGGCCCGCCGCCGAGCGGCCCCGGAGTCTCCTTCGAGGAGGAGATCGCGCTGATCCGCGGGGCGGATCCGGCCGTGGCGCGCGAGGACATCCGCAAGTCGCTGGCCAGTACGCCCGGGGCCCTCGACAGCGACCTGGGCCGGGCCATGCTGGCCGATCCGGCCCGGGCCGTGCGCGATCTGGCCGACCTGCTGGAGCGGGCCTGGAGCGTGCTGATCGAGCCGCACTGGCCTCGGCTGCGGGCCCTGCTGGAGGCGGACGTCCTCTTCCACTCGCGCCGCCTGGCCGCCGGAGGCCTCCAGGCCCTGTTCGACGGGCTGCACCCGAGCCTCGCCTGGGACGCCGCCTCCCTCACCCTGACCATCGAGCGGCCCACCAGTCACCACGAGCGCGTCCTGGGCGGCCAGGGTCTGCTCCTGATGCCGAGCGCCTTCATCTGGCCGGGGATCGCGGGCGGCTTCGACCCGCCCTGGCAGCCCACCATCGTCTACCCGGCCCGCGGCATCGGCGCCCTGTGGACCCCGGCCCGGGAGAGCGTCCCGGACGCGCTCGCCCGGCTGCTGGGCCGGGCCCGGGCCGAGGTGCTGTGCGCACTGGAGGAACCGGCCTCCACCACGGCGCTGGCCCACCGGCTCGGGCTGGCCCCGTCCACGGTCTCGGCCCACCTCGGGGTCCTGCGGGCGGCCGGGCTGCTCATCTCCGCCCGCCACGGCCACCAGGTCCGCTACGAGCGCACCCCGCTGGCGATCGCGCTCACCACCGGCGACCCCGCCCCTTGA
- a CDS encoding MTH1187 family thiamine-binding protein, protein MIVAFSVTPLGVGEEVGEYVADAVRVVRESGLPNRTDAMFTTVEGEWTEVMDVVRRAVAAVEERAPRVSFILKADIRPGVHDGITSKVETVERHLAEG, encoded by the coding sequence ATGATCGTCGCGTTCTCGGTGACCCCGCTGGGGGTCGGCGAAGAGGTCGGCGAGTACGTCGCCGACGCGGTCCGGGTGGTCCGCGAGTCCGGGCTGCCGAACCGCACCGATGCGATGTTCACCACCGTGGAAGGCGAGTGGACCGAAGTCATGGACGTGGTCCGGCGTGCGGTGGCGGCCGTCGAGGAACGGGCGCCGCGCGTCTCCTTCATCCTGAAGGCCGACATCCGCCCCGGGGTCCACGACGGGATCACCTCCAAGGTCGAGACGGTGGAGCGGCACCTCGCCGAGGGCTGA
- a CDS encoding TetR/AcrR family transcriptional regulator, producing MSAATKEKLLEGALRTLAEQGIAKASARSVAATAGVGQGLIFYHFGSVDELFAAACRYGAEQRVARYRDRLADLGSLAELLEFARAMHEEERAAGNVALLGQLLAAGQTSPVLAAATADGLGLWIEELEKVLTRLLAATPLAGYADPAGLARATAASFIGIELYEGVDPGGAGSALAALEQLAGLATVLEGLGSLSQRVVRHGLRRGTR from the coding sequence ATGAGCGCCGCCACCAAGGAGAAGCTGCTCGAAGGGGCCCTGCGCACCCTGGCCGAGCAGGGCATCGCCAAGGCCTCCGCCCGCAGTGTCGCGGCCACCGCCGGGGTGGGGCAGGGCCTGATCTTCTACCACTTCGGCTCCGTTGACGAGCTGTTCGCCGCGGCCTGCCGGTACGGCGCCGAGCAGCGGGTGGCCCGCTACCGCGACCGGCTCGCCGACCTGGGCAGCCTCGCCGAACTGCTGGAGTTCGCCCGCGCCATGCACGAGGAGGAACGGGCCGCCGGGAACGTAGCCCTGCTCGGGCAGCTGCTGGCCGCCGGGCAGACCTCGCCCGTGCTGGCCGCCGCCACCGCCGACGGGCTCGGGCTGTGGATCGAGGAGCTGGAGAAGGTCCTCACCCGGCTGCTGGCGGCGACCCCGCTGGCCGGGTACGCCGACCCGGCCGGGCTGGCCCGGGCCACGGCCGCCTCCTTCATCGGCATCGAGCTGTACGAAGGGGTGGACCCGGGGGGCGCCGGCAGCGCGCTCGCCGCGCTGGAACAGCTCGCCGGGCTGGCCACCGTGCTGGAAGGCCTCGGCTCCCTGAGCCAGCGCGTGGTGCGGCACGGCCTGCGGCGCGGCACCCGCTGA
- a CDS encoding MarR family winged helix-turn-helix transcriptional regulator, translating to MPKPLSLPFDPIARADELWQQRWGPVPSMAAITSIMRAHQILLGEVDAVVKPYGLTFARYEALVLLTFSKAGELPMSKIGERLMVHPTSVTNTVDRLVKSGLVAKRPNPNDGRGTLASITEKGREVVEAATKDLMAVDFGLGAYDAEECGEIFALLRPLRVAAADFQE from the coding sequence GTGCCCAAGCCGCTCAGCCTTCCCTTCGACCCCATCGCCCGCGCCGACGAGCTCTGGCAGCAGCGCTGGGGGCCCGTGCCCTCGATGGCCGCGATCACCTCGATCATGCGCGCGCACCAGATCCTGCTCGGTGAGGTCGACGCGGTCGTCAAGCCGTACGGGCTGACCTTCGCCCGGTACGAGGCGCTGGTGCTGCTCACCTTCTCCAAGGCCGGCGAACTGCCGATGTCCAAGATCGGCGAGAGGCTGATGGTCCACCCGACGTCGGTGACCAACACCGTGGACCGGCTGGTGAAGTCCGGACTGGTCGCCAAGCGGCCCAACCCGAACGACGGCCGCGGCACCCTCGCCTCCATCACCGAGAAGGGCCGCGAGGTGGTCGAGGCCGCCACCAAGGACCTGATGGCCGTCGACTTCGGCCTCGGCGCGTACGACGCCGAGGAGTGCGGGGAGATCTTCGCGCTGCTGCGCCCGCTGCGGGTGGCCGCGGCGGACTTCCAGGAGTAG
- a CDS encoding glycoside hydrolase family 6 protein, whose product MPPAARRPRFRTTAPVLGLLALLAAAPACGGEPAPEPGTPAATPAAPSAIVAAEESPFWVDPHSDAARQVAAWEAAGRNSDAQVLRRIADRPLTLWGPGDDPGPEIRRARAGARATGRTLLLAAYNIPYRDCGQHSAGGAPDAQAYRSWIGAFADNIEDTKAVVVLEPDAIAHIIDGCTRPEHHAERYQLLSEAVDRLKRNPNTKVYLDAGNPAWIPNPMDLVDPLFKAGLARADGFALNVSNFQPDAAARAYGAKISKGTSGKHFVIDTSRNGDGPLPGNRAQAWCNPPGRALGAPPTDRTGDPLVDAYLWVKRPGESDGTCRGGPSAGTWWPDYALGLARRARE is encoded by the coding sequence ATGCCCCCCGCCGCTCGCAGGCCGCGTTTTCGCACCACCGCCCCCGTCCTCGGCCTCCTCGCGCTCCTCGCCGCGGCCCCCGCCTGCGGCGGCGAGCCCGCGCCCGAGCCGGGGACCCCCGCCGCCACGCCCGCGGCGCCCTCCGCCATCGTCGCGGCCGAGGAGTCCCCGTTCTGGGTGGACCCGCACAGTGACGCCGCCCGCCAGGTCGCGGCCTGGGAAGCGGCCGGCCGCAACAGCGACGCCCAGGTGCTGCGCAGGATCGCGGACCGCCCGCTCACCCTGTGGGGGCCCGGCGACGACCCCGGCCCCGAGATCCGCCGGGCCCGCGCGGGAGCCCGGGCCACCGGGCGGACCCTGCTGCTCGCCGCGTACAACATCCCGTACCGGGACTGCGGTCAGCACTCGGCCGGCGGCGCCCCGGACGCCCAGGCCTACCGCAGCTGGATCGGCGCCTTCGCCGACAACATCGAGGACACCAAGGCCGTCGTCGTCCTGGAGCCGGACGCCATCGCGCACATCATCGACGGCTGCACCCGGCCCGAGCACCACGCCGAGCGCTACCAGCTGCTCTCCGAGGCCGTCGACCGGCTGAAGAGGAACCCCAACACCAAGGTCTATCTGGACGCCGGCAACCCGGCCTGGATCCCCAACCCGATGGACCTGGTCGATCCGCTCTTCAAGGCGGGCCTCGCCCGCGCCGACGGCTTCGCCCTCAACGTCTCCAACTTCCAGCCCGACGCGGCCGCCCGGGCCTACGGCGCCAAGATCTCCAAGGGCACCAGCGGCAAGCACTTCGTCATCGACACCAGCCGCAACGGCGACGGACCGCTGCCCGGCAACCGCGCCCAGGCCTGGTGCAATCCGCCGGGCCGCGCACTCGGGGCACCGCCGACCGACCGGACGGGCGACCCGCTCGTCGACGCGTACCTCTGGGTCAAGCGGCCCGGCGAGTCCGACGGCACCTGCCGCGGCGGCCCGTCGGCCGGCACCTGGTGGCCGGACTACGCCCTGGGGCTGGCCCGCCGCGCCAGGGAATGA
- a CDS encoding DUF3817 domain-containing protein: MKRSVLTRYRAMAYVTAVMLLILCACMVAKYGFDTGADLTFVVSQAHGVLFMIYLVFAFDLSSKARWPFGKMLWVMLSGTIPVAAFFVERKVRAEVEPLVSDSVATAKA, encoded by the coding sequence ATGAAACGAAGCGTGCTGACCCGCTACCGCGCCATGGCCTACGTGACCGCGGTCATGCTCCTGATCCTCTGTGCCTGCATGGTGGCGAAGTACGGCTTCGACACCGGTGCCGACCTGACCTTCGTGGTCTCGCAGGCCCACGGTGTGCTCTTCATGATCTATCTGGTCTTCGCCTTCGACCTGAGCTCCAAGGCCAGGTGGCCCTTCGGAAAGATGCTCTGGGTCATGCTCAGCGGAACGATTCCGGTGGCCGCCTTCTTCGTCGAGCGCAAGGTCCGCGCCGAGGTCGAGCCGCTGGTCAGCGACTCGGTCGCGACCGCCAAGGCCTGA